The genomic segment ACATTCTCTCCGGTCTGGGAAGCGAAACGACCGGTGAGCATGTTCATGCCGTTGAACTGGGCATGACTGGCAATCCGGTTGATCTCGTCAACGAGCTGAGAAATCTCAACCTGAATCTGCATCCTGTCTTCCGCTGAGTAGATTCCGTTGGAAGACTGTACTGCGAGTTCTCTCATTCTCTGCAGAATATCCTGGGTCTCCTGCAGGTAACCCTCGGTGGTCTGGATAAAGGAGATGCCGTCCTGGGCATTCCGTTCCGCCCGCTGCAGACCGCGGATCTGGGACCGCATTTTCTCACTTACAGCCAGTCCGGAAGCATCGTCGCCGGCGCGATTGATGCGCATACCGGATGAGAGGGCCTCCATGTTGCCGTCTACCCGTCGGTTTGAGAATTTGAGAGTACGCTGAGCGAAGTTTGCGCTCATGTTGTGATTGATGATCATAACATCCTCCGTGATGTTTTCGATAGGAACATCCTTGTTCCTTCACCTATACTGATCGGTACCTGAAAATAACTCTTTAGTTTTTTTTACACTACAAATTGCAAATACCATTAGCCTTTGGTATGCTGGGTATTACACAAAATGGACGGATGTTTACTGATAGGCGGAAAAGCGCCGGACAAAAACCTGCTTGG from the Marispirochaeta aestuarii genome contains:
- a CDS encoding flagellin N-terminal helical domain-containing protein, coding for MIINHNMSANFAQRTLKFSNRRVDGNMEALSSGMRINRAGDDASGLAVSEKMRSQIRGLQRAERNAQDGISFIQTTEGYLQETQDILQRMRELAVQSSNGIYSAEDRMQIQVEISQLVDEINRIASHAQFNGMNMLTGRFASQTGENVVTASMWFHIGANMDQRERVYIGTMTAQGLGVQGANGVPETATFISMETPDQANISIGVLDEALKKVSKQRADLGAYQNRLEYASQGLSVGAENMQASESRIRDADMAEEMVDFTRNQILVQSGTAMLAQANQKTQSVLQLFQ